The sequence ACCACCCTGTTGCATCTCCTCATGGGACTTTTGAAACCCCAAGCGGGCCGCATCTTCATCTTCGGGAAGGAAGTGAGCACCGAAAAGGACTTTGCCTGGGTCCGGCAGCGGGTGGGGCTGCTCTTCCAGAATCCGGACGACCAGCTCTTCTGCCCCACGGTGCTGGAGGATGTGGCCTTCGGGCCCCTGAATCAAGGAAAGACCACGGCAGAAGCCGTCGCCCTCGCCCGGGAGACCATGGCGAAGCTGGGCCTGGAGGGCTTTGAGGAGCGCATCACCTACAAGCTCTCCGGAGGGGAGAAAAAGCTGGTGGCCCTGGCCACCGTCCTGGCCATGCAGCCGGAGCTGCTCCTGCTGGACGAACCCACCAGCGGCCTGGACGAAGCCACCAAGCATCGCCTCATCCACATCCTCCAGAACCTGGAGATCGCCTACATGATCGTCTCCCACGAGCGGGAGTTCCTCAACGAAACCGTCAGGACATGCTGCCATGTGCACTCGCACTGCTGTCAGCCGGAGTGAGTGCGGCAGAAGGGGGATGAATGGATGTTAAGGAAAGGATGGACAATTTTATTGGCCCTGAGTCTGGCCTGGCCCCTGAGCCTGGGGCTGGCGGGGGTGGGCCGCGGGGCGGACAAGCCGGAAGCATGCCCCGCGACGGGCGAAGCCCAGAAAGGGGAGGCCGCCGGGGGCCAGGAGGGGGAGAAGAAAGAAGGGGATGAATGTCCCTCCACCTTCGGGCCCATCATCACCGATACCGCCATTCCCATCGACAAGGGCAGGTTCGCGGTGCAGCCCACCTTCGGGCTGGCCTTTGTCACTCACCGCTTCACCCCAAGCTGGCGCCGGGTCTCGCCGGGCGGGGATTTCCGCTCCTTCGGCATGGACTGGAAATTCACCTACGGCCTCCTGAACAACCTGGAGGTCTTTGTGGTCCTCCCTTATGTCCACAACTGGGCCAGCCACGTGGACGCGCCGGGTCCGGGCGGAGAGCGCTCCGCCAACTTCGGCGGCTTGGGAGACATCAACCTCACCTTCAAGTACCGCCTGGTGGAGGAGACCCAGACCCGGCCCACGGTGACCGCGCTCTTTGCGGTGGATTTCCCCACCGGCCACTATAAAAACCTCAACCCCCGCTTCCTGGGTACGGACGCCATCGGCGGCGGGGCTTACGTTTTCACTGTGGGCCTCAACCTGCAGAAATATCTCCGGCCGGTGATTCTTTACGGCAACCTGTGGTATTCCATGCAGACCGCCTACACCGACGATGCCGGCCGCAACTACCCCCGGGACTTTGTCACCCTCAATCTGGCGGCGGAATACCCCCTGCACAAGAAGTGGGTGGCGCTCCTGGAGCTCACCAGCTTCTGGGATGCCGGGCGCCTCATCGGTCATCAGGCCAACACTCCGCCCGGAGCCCTGCTCTCAGTGATGCCGGGGATTGAATACATGGCCACGGAGAAGCTCTCCTTCGCCTTCGGCGTCAACATCGACCTCCTCGGCAAAAACGCCGACGCTGCAGTGACGCCGCTCTTCTCTTTGGTGTATGCTTTCTGACAAAGGAGGAAACGACGGATGAAACGTTTGCACCTGACAGGAGTCTGGCTGGCGGTAGTGGCAATGGGCATGTCATTGGCGGCTCCAGACCTCATGGCCCAGGGACGCGGCCAGGGTTTCCGGGCCTGCCCCTATGCCCCTTATATGTGCCCGGTGACCGCCACCTGCGTGGCCTTTGAGGAGTCCGGCAAGGTGGTGCGCACCCTCACCGAATCCCTGGGGCCGGACATGTACCCGGGGATGGCGGTGGAAGTGGAGACCAAGACCCGGGGCAAAGTGCACGTGCATCTGGGGCC is a genomic window of Desulfobaccales bacterium containing:
- a CDS encoding ABC transporter ATP-binding protein; protein product: MHHIAGEPIIAVQHLTFRYPGAARPVFEDFTFELQPGHHLGLVGPNGAGKTTLLHLLMGLLKPQAGRIFIFGKEVSTEKDFAWVRQRVGLLFQNPDDQLFCPTVLEDVAFGPLNQGKTTAEAVALARETMAKLGLEGFEERITYKLSGGEKKLVALATVLAMQPELLLLDEPTSGLDEATKHRLIHILQNLEIAYMIVSHEREFLNETVRTCCHVHSHCCQPE
- a CDS encoding transporter is translated as MALSLAWPLSLGLAGVGRGADKPEACPATGEAQKGEAAGGQEGEKKEGDECPSTFGPIITDTAIPIDKGRFAVQPTFGLAFVTHRFTPSWRRVSPGGDFRSFGMDWKFTYGLLNNLEVFVVLPYVHNWASHVDAPGPGGERSANFGGLGDINLTFKYRLVEETQTRPTVTALFAVDFPTGHYKNLNPRFLGTDAIGGGAYVFTVGLNLQKYLRPVILYGNLWYSMQTAYTDDAGRNYPRDFVTLNLAAEYPLHKKWVALLELTSFWDAGRLIGHQANTPPGALLSVMPGIEYMATEKLSFAFGVNIDLLGKNADAAVTPLFSLVYAF